One segment of Scyliorhinus torazame isolate Kashiwa2021f chromosome 14, sScyTor2.1, whole genome shotgun sequence DNA contains the following:
- the LOC140390460 gene encoding zinc-binding protein A33-like translates to MALRQQVQSMTEETICPICLDFFTDPVSLDCGHNFCRSCISQCWEKEINSCPECREEFPERNLRINRALANLTEKTRKLKLNPEEKESKLHCEKHQEELKLFCETDKKLICVICRDSREHKSHNFLPIDEAVEIYKNQLKSSLDSLTEKKSAVLETELKQKRKISEVMEQSSSLQTHITSEFSKMHQILTEKEQRLLRDLREEEERILEPMEANLREIQENLNSIEEKLSKLQKQMEQKDELIFLKEEACRKRRISDETRSLSVSAAGLSIGKFKGPLQYTAWKEMINSINPGKTLLFIFLILNPVVKGLKGLQGPRLNIHFAGC, encoded by the exons ATGGCTCTCAGACAGCAGGTTCAGAGTATGACCGAGGAGACAATTTGTCCCATTTGTCTTGATTTCTTCACTGATCCGGTTTCACTGGAttgtggacacaacttctgccgctcctgtatctCCCAGTGTTGGGAAAAGGAGATAAACTCCTGCCCGGAATGTAGAGAGGAGTTTCCGGAAAGAAACCTCAGGATAAATCGGGCCTTAGCGAATCTGACCGAGAAAACTCGAAAATTAAAGCTGAATCCGGaagagaaggaaagtaaacttcactgtgagaaacatcaggaagaactgaagctgttttgtgaaactgacaagaaattgatCTGTGTGATTTGTAGAGATTCGCGGGAACACAAATCTCATAACTTTCTGCCCATCGATGAAGCTGTTGAAATCTACAAG AATCAGCTGAAATCTTCCTTAGATTCTCTCACAGAGAAGAAATCGGCGGTTCTAGAAACGGAACTGAAACAGAAAAGGAAGATTTCTGAAGTTATG GAACAGTCGAGCAGTCTGCAGACccacatcacatccgagttcagtaaaatgcaccagattctcactgagaaagagcagcgtttACTCAGAGATCTCAGGGAAGAAGAGGAGAGGATTCTAGAACCAATGGAGGCAAACCTTCGAGAGattcaggagaatttaaattctattgaGGAGAAACTCTCCAAGTTGCAGAAACAGATGGAGCAAAAAGACGAGCTGATATTTCTGAAG GAGGAAGCTTGTCGGAAGAGAAG GATTAGTGATGAGACTCGCTCACTCTCAGTATCTGCTGCCGGCCTGTCTATCGGAAAGTTCAAAGGACCCTTACAGTACACAGCGTGGAAAGAAATGATAAACTCCATTAACCCCGGTAAAACTCTTCTATTCATTTTCCTGATTTTAAATCCAGTTGTGAAGGGACTAAAGGGTCTCCAAGGTCCCAGATTAAATATTCACTTTGCCGGTTGTTAA